A stretch of the Rodentibacter haemolyticus genome encodes the following:
- the ilvY gene encoding HTH-type transcriptional activator IlvY encodes MDFQDLYLFTKLADTQNFAKTANQNHMSPSTLSRQIQRIEEEIGHRLFIRDNRQVCLTEKGEKFYQFAKNEWQNWQQFKQQLKDESDELSGELKLFCSVTASYSHLPQILKQFRQRYPKVEIQLTTGDPALAVELIQTQQTDLALAGKPNHLPASIAFHKIDDIKLSLIAPRIACLATQLLQEKPINWQQMPFIFPVEGHARQRIEQWLREKKINHPKIYATVAGHEGIVPMVGLGFGLAMLPDEVINNSPMNNQISRLNLDVPIEPFELGICTQKRHLAHPLIRAFWAMLE; translated from the coding sequence ATGGATTTTCAAGATCTCTACCTTTTCACTAAATTAGCGGATACCCAAAACTTCGCCAAAACTGCCAATCAAAACCATATGTCTCCCTCCACGCTTTCACGTCAAATTCAGCGAATAGAAGAAGAGATTGGGCACAGGCTTTTTATTCGTGATAACCGTCAAGTATGCTTAACGGAAAAGGGGGAAAAATTTTATCAATTTGCCAAAAACGAATGGCAGAATTGGCAGCAATTTAAACAACAGCTTAAAGATGAATCCGATGAACTGAGCGGTGAACTTAAACTTTTTTGTTCCGTTACTGCGTCTTACAGTCACTTGCCACAGATATTAAAGCAGTTTCGTCAGCGTTATCCGAAGGTGGAAATTCAACTCACCACCGGCGATCCGGCACTCGCGGTCGAGTTAATTCAAACCCAACAAACGGATCTCGCGCTTGCAGGAAAGCCTAACCATCTACCGGCAAGCATCGCATTTCATAAAATCGATGATATTAAACTTTCGTTGATTGCACCGCGTATTGCTTGTTTAGCCACCCAGTTGTTGCAAGAAAAGCCGATCAACTGGCAACAAATGCCTTTTATTTTTCCTGTGGAAGGTCACGCACGGCAGCGGATCGAACAATGGCTACGTGAGAAAAAAATTAACCATCCTAAGATTTATGCCACTGTTGCCGGACACGAGGGGATTGTACCTATGGTTGGGTTGGGATTCGGCTTAGCGATGTTGCCTGATGAAGTGATTAATAACAGCCCGATGAATAATCAAATTTCCCGTTTAAATTTAGATGTACCGATTGAGCCTTTTGAGTTGGGGATTTGTACACAGAAAAGGCATTTAGCGCATCCCTTAATCCGTGCATTTTGGGCTATGTTGGAATAG
- the ilvC gene encoding ketol-acid reductoisomerase yields the protein MANYFNTLNLRQKLDQLGRCRFMDREEFADEANFLKGKKIVIVGCGAQGLNQGLNMRDSGLDISYALRPEAIAEKRPSFQRATENGFKVGTYEELIPTADLVINLTPDKQHSKVVADVMPLMKKDSAFGYSHGFNIVEVGEQIRKDITVVMVAPKCPGTEVREEYKRGFGVPTLIAVHPENDPKGEGMEIAKAWAAATGGHRAGVLESSFVAEVKSDLMGEQTILCGMLQAGSIVCYDKLVADGKDPAYAGKLIQYGWETITEALKQGGITLMMDRLSNSAKLRAFELSEQIKEKLGFLYFKHMDDIISGHFSETMMADWANGDKDLLSWREATGKTAFENAPKYDGKISEQEYFDNGVLMIAMVKAGVELAFDAMVASGIYEESAYYESLHELPLIANTIARKRLYEMNVVISDTAEYGNYLFSNVATPILAKEIIPNLQKGDLGEPTPAVEIDNITLRDVNDAIRNHPVELIGQELRGYMTDMKRIAVAG from the coding sequence ATGGCTAACTATTTCAATACATTGAATTTACGTCAAAAATTAGACCAATTAGGTCGCTGTCGCTTTATGGATCGCGAAGAATTTGCCGATGAAGCAAACTTCTTAAAAGGTAAAAAAATCGTGATCGTAGGCTGTGGTGCGCAAGGTTTAAACCAAGGTTTAAATATGCGTGATTCAGGATTAGATATTAGCTATGCGTTACGTCCGGAAGCGATTGCCGAAAAACGCCCCTCCTTCCAACGTGCGACTGAAAATGGTTTCAAAGTAGGCACTTATGAAGAATTAATCCCGACCGCAGATTTAGTGATTAATTTAACGCCGGATAAACAACACTCAAAAGTTGTAGCAGACGTTATGCCATTGATGAAAAAAGATTCTGCATTCGGCTATTCACACGGTTTTAACATTGTTGAAGTAGGCGAGCAAATTCGTAAAGACATCACCGTTGTGATGGTTGCCCCAAAATGTCCGGGTACAGAAGTACGTGAAGAATACAAACGTGGTTTCGGTGTGCCTACACTAATCGCCGTTCACCCTGAAAATGATCCGAAAGGTGAAGGAATGGAAATAGCGAAAGCGTGGGCTGCGGCAACCGGAGGTCATCGTGCCGGCGTATTAGAATCTTCATTCGTAGCAGAAGTTAAATCCGATTTAATGGGTGAACAAACTATTCTTTGCGGTATGCTCCAAGCTGGTTCTATTGTGTGCTACGACAAATTAGTGGCAGACGGTAAAGATCCGGCGTATGCGGGCAAATTAATCCAATACGGTTGGGAAACCATCACCGAAGCCCTCAAACAAGGCGGTATTACATTAATGATGGATCGCCTATCAAATAGCGCAAAATTACGTGCGTTCGAGCTTTCCGAACAAATTAAAGAAAAATTAGGCTTCCTCTACTTCAAACATATGGATGACATCATCAGCGGCCATTTTTCCGAAACAATGATGGCAGACTGGGCGAACGGAGATAAAGATTTGTTGTCATGGCGTGAAGCGACAGGTAAAACCGCTTTTGAAAACGCACCGAAATACGACGGTAAAATCAGCGAGCAAGAATATTTTGACAACGGTGTATTGATGATCGCTATGGTAAAAGCCGGCGTTGAACTTGCTTTTGACGCAATGGTTGCCAGTGGCATCTATGAAGAATCCGCTTACTATGAATCACTCCACGAATTACCGTTAATCGCAAACACCATCGCACGTAAACGCTTATACGAAATGAACGTGGTTATTTCTGACACTGCCGAATACGGTAACTATTTGTTCTCTAACGTAGCCACCCCGATTTTGGCAAAAGAAATCATTCCGAACCTTCAAAAAGGCGATCTAGGCGAACCGACTCCGGCCGTTGAAATCGACAATATCACTTTACGTGATGTAAATGATGCCATCCGTAATCACCCGGTTGAATTAATCGGTCAAGAATTACGTGGCTATATGACAGATATGAAACGTATCGCCGTTGCGGGTTAA
- a CDS encoding sugar ABC transporter substrate-binding protein, with product MKKTFLTNLFKTTAMGLSLSATVNAADKPQIALLMKTLSNEYFISMQQGAEETAKKLNVDLTIQVAEKEDSTEQLVGLVENMIAKKVDAIIVTPNDSIAFIPAFQKAKKAGIPIIDLDVRLDAEAAKKAGLVFNYVGVDNFLGGYLAAKNLIDAMGGKGKVAILEGIPGVDNGEQRKAGALKAFSEAPEINIVASQSANWETEQALNVAGNILTANPDINGIFAANDNMAIGAVTAVENANLAGKILVTGYDGIPLAIEYVKQGKLQNTIDQLPKKQVAIAIESALKQINKEEIPQVFYVDPVVVDKAQSKNY from the coding sequence ATGAAAAAAACATTTTTAACAAATTTATTCAAAACGACAGCAATGGGGCTTTCTTTATCGGCAACAGTCAATGCGGCGGATAAACCGCAAATCGCTTTATTGATGAAAACCTTGAGTAACGAATATTTTATTTCTATGCAACAAGGTGCGGAAGAGACCGCTAAAAAACTAAATGTTGATTTAACTATCCAGGTGGCGGAAAAAGAGGACTCTACCGAACAATTGGTCGGTTTGGTCGAAAATATGATTGCCAAAAAAGTCGATGCAATTATTGTTACACCTAACGACTCAATCGCCTTTATTCCCGCCTTTCAAAAGGCTAAAAAGGCCGGTATTCCAATTATTGATTTAGACGTTCGTCTTGATGCGGAAGCCGCTAAAAAAGCAGGACTGGTTTTTAACTATGTAGGGGTCGATAATTTTTTAGGCGGTTATTTAGCGGCAAAAAATCTTATAGATGCAATGGGAGGAAAAGGCAAGGTTGCTATTTTAGAGGGAATTCCCGGTGTAGATAATGGGGAGCAACGTAAGGCGGGAGCATTAAAAGCTTTCAGTGAAGCACCGGAAATCAACATTGTTGCTTCACAATCTGCAAATTGGGAAACCGAACAGGCATTGAATGTTGCCGGTAATATTCTAACCGCAAATCCGGATATTAATGGTATTTTTGCAGCGAATGACAATATGGCGATAGGCGCAGTAACCGCTGTGGAAAATGCTAATTTAGCCGGCAAGATATTAGTAACCGGGTATGACGGTATTCCGCTAGCAATCGAATATGTGAAACAAGGTAAGTTACAAAATACAATTGATCAACTTCCTAAAAAGCAAGTTGCCATTGCGATTGAAAGTGCATTGAAACAGATTAATAAAGAGGAAATTCCACAAGTTTTTTATGTTGATCCCGTGGTGGTAGATAAAGCGCAATCTAAAAATTATTAA
- a CDS encoding ABC transporter permease, with translation MLNIKKIISKLGIGIVLLFMIVGMSLKSDVFLSTNNILNIFLQVSVICIISIGMTYVILTGGIDLSVGSIVALSAVCLGIFIHSGLKWLGNDISSIGVMSVVGLSICGAILVGALCGYINGLIIVYGKVTPFITTLGMMGIARGLALTLSEGKTIYNFPEQLRFFGNGQLSLAENVYIPVPMLIAIMVVLVSYYVLTQTIFGRQIYALGGNREAVRLSGINTNKLEIKAYVINGALAALGAVILVGRLNAAQPIAGTGYELDAIAATVIGGTSLIGGVGSVISTSIGALIMGVLQNGLTLLNVTPYLQRLIIGLVIILAVFLDQVRRGEVSTGALKRIIFRE, from the coding sequence ATGTTGAATATCAAAAAAATAATTTCTAAATTAGGTATCGGTATCGTATTGTTATTTATGATCGTGGGTATGTCCTTAAAATCCGATGTATTTTTATCAACAAATAACATTCTTAATATTTTCTTACAGGTATCCGTTATTTGTATTATTTCCATAGGAATGACTTATGTGATTTTAACCGGAGGGATTGATTTATCTGTCGGCTCCATTGTCGCACTTTCAGCCGTATGTCTCGGTATTTTTATTCACAGCGGTCTAAAATGGTTAGGTAATGATATTTCATCAATCGGTGTTATGTCGGTAGTCGGATTATCTATTTGCGGGGCAATTTTAGTGGGCGCATTATGCGGGTATATCAATGGTCTTATTATTGTTTACGGTAAAGTTACCCCATTTATCACCACATTAGGCATGATGGGAATAGCAAGAGGGCTGGCTTTGACATTATCAGAAGGGAAAACTATTTACAATTTTCCGGAACAGCTGCGCTTTTTTGGTAATGGACAACTTTCATTGGCTGAAAATGTGTATATTCCGGTTCCTATGTTAATTGCAATTATGGTTGTTTTAGTGAGTTATTATGTACTAACCCAAACGATTTTTGGCAGACAAATTTATGCTTTGGGAGGAAATCGTGAAGCGGTTCGTTTATCCGGTATAAATACAAATAAGTTAGAAATTAAAGCCTATGTCATTAACGGGGCATTGGCTGCATTAGGTGCGGTGATTCTAGTTGGACGCCTAAATGCAGCTCAACCAATTGCCGGAACAGGTTATGAATTAGATGCCATTGCAGCAACAGTTATTGGAGGAACCAGTTTGATAGGCGGTGTCGGTTCTGTTATTAGCACATCGATTGGCGCATTAATTATGGGCGTTTTGCAAAACGGCTTAACATTGCTAAATGTTACTCCTTACTTACAACGTTTGATAATAGGATTAGTCATTATTCTCGCGGTATTTTTAGATCAAGTAAGACGAGGAGAGGTTTCAACCGGTGCATTAAAAAGAATCATTTTTCGGGAGTAA
- a CDS encoding FGGY-family carbohydrate kinase, with protein MNYYLGIDCGGTFIKALLINQQGEFVDCVKENIGVLSPQAGYAERDMSALWQSCANVINKLITQAGIFSQQIKCVGISAQGKGAFLLDKNHRPLGNAILSSDQRAYTITKIWKEKKIDQKCYALTAQHLWSGHPVSILKWIKENEPKRYSNIGSVLMSHDYLRFCLTGELYCEESNISESNFYNIHTRQYDIELLRLFDIEETYSVLPPIIKSNQIAGYITKSAAKISGLSEGTPVVGGAFDVTAAILCADIKNEKTINTILGTWNIVSGISSTFKYNEKQLIHGAYNGKYLVHDDSPTSIANLEWFLSQWQHKSYDQINLTVSKLPPVSTNILFVPFLYGSNFGNLPGGIYGLQTHHTQAHLLQAIYEGVIFALMHHINRVKELFHNADRLCVMGGITKSTIWLQMLADISGMELEILDIDEAGCLGAALLAMQGCNINTSHILEKYHRHKRYISPNSKNISLYRNKYTRYLNLISVLNDMDSKEIAHGR; from the coding sequence ATGAATTATTATTTAGGCATAGATTGTGGCGGTACCTTTATCAAGGCATTATTGATCAATCAACAGGGAGAATTTGTAGATTGTGTAAAAGAAAATATCGGGGTTCTCAGCCCACAAGCCGGTTACGCCGAACGTGATATGTCAGCACTATGGCAATCTTGCGCGAATGTAATTAATAAGTTAATTACACAGGCTGGAATTTTTTCTCAACAAATTAAGTGCGTAGGGATTTCTGCTCAAGGAAAAGGTGCATTTTTATTAGATAAAAATCACCGCCCTTTAGGTAATGCAATTTTATCTTCCGATCAAAGAGCCTACACCATCACAAAGATATGGAAAGAGAAAAAAATAGATCAAAAATGTTATGCTTTAACAGCACAACATCTTTGGAGCGGACATCCCGTTTCAATATTAAAATGGATAAAAGAAAACGAACCAAAACGATATAGCAATATTGGCTCGGTTTTAATGTCACATGATTATTTACGTTTTTGTTTAACCGGAGAACTTTATTGCGAAGAAAGTAATATTTCAGAATCTAATTTTTATAATATTCATACCCGCCAATATGATATCGAATTATTACGATTATTTGATATTGAAGAAACTTATTCGGTTCTTCCCCCAATTATCAAATCTAACCAAATCGCAGGCTATATTACAAAAAGTGCGGCTAAAATTTCGGGGCTTTCCGAAGGAACACCGGTTGTCGGGGGCGCTTTTGATGTCACTGCTGCGATATTATGTGCCGATATAAAAAACGAAAAAACAATTAATACGATTCTTGGAACTTGGAATATTGTGAGTGGCATCTCATCAACATTCAAATATAATGAAAAACAACTTATTCATGGTGCGTATAATGGAAAATATTTAGTTCATGATGATAGTCCAACATCCATTGCTAACCTAGAATGGTTCTTATCTCAATGGCAACATAAAAGTTATGACCAAATTAACTTAACAGTGAGTAAACTCCCCCCTGTTTCAACAAATATTCTCTTTGTGCCTTTTTTATATGGCTCAAATTTCGGTAATTTACCCGGCGGAATATACGGATTGCAAACTCATCATACTCAAGCTCATCTTTTACAAGCAATTTATGAAGGTGTTATTTTCGCTCTCATGCATCATATAAATAGAGTTAAGGAATTATTTCATAATGCAGATAGGCTTTGTGTAATGGGAGGAATTACAAAATCAACCATCTGGTTACAGATGCTGGCCGATATTTCCGGTATGGAATTAGAAATATTAGATATTGATGAAGCCGGTTGTTTAGGCGCTGCACTACTCGCTATGCAAGGTTGTAATATTAATACGTCTCATATTTTAGAAAAATATCATCGGCATAAAAGATATATATCCCCAAATAGTAAAAATATTTCTTTATACCGAAATAAATACACCCGCTATTTAAATTTGATTTCTGTGTTAAATGATATGGATTCAAAGGAAATTGCTCATGGAAGATAA